In a single window of the Thermococcus sp. genome:
- a CDS encoding potassium transporter Kef, whose translation MKRDELFLVFLTGVLFLTALLGQELSISLEKSLPFAVILALLYTLAYVVRKEPEWRKFGLLKSRGLRYLIFFMGSFGFGVLLFGLLYLAFSKPGTSFASIVKALGILFATGTFLMFLASAFYSGSKTPEKITYSWRDFLRELSASILLFVISYFSGTGLERSVSIALYVFVVAGWYYSMMAHRYIIPGWILKIRAIINFVAVGSGLYLFVIKNALISVLMGALFAFASEKDYEITRKLVEKGLLERRYAESGAFGAFYALFYLFGMVVALTVVTRNYNVSFIRESLLTMFRLLYLFTAIFLPFGTLLGWMRLRVHGK comes from the coding sequence ATGAAGAGGGATGAACTTTTTCTGGTCTTCCTTACTGGAGTCCTCTTTCTGACGGCTCTACTCGGTCAGGAACTCTCTATTTCACTGGAAAAAAGCCTTCCCTTTGCGGTTATCCTGGCGCTCCTCTATACTCTGGCCTATGTTGTCCGAAAGGAACCCGAATGGAGAAAGTTCGGGCTCTTAAAATCCAGGGGTTTGAGGTATCTAATCTTTTTCATGGGCTCGTTTGGGTTCGGTGTGCTCCTCTTCGGACTTTTGTATCTAGCTTTTTCAAAACCGGGAACTTCCTTCGCTTCCATCGTTAAAGCTCTTGGCATTCTCTTTGCAACGGGCACCTTCCTGATGTTCCTCGCATCGGCGTTTTATAGCGGGAGTAAGACACCCGAGAAAATCACTTACTCCTGGCGGGATTTTCTGAGAGAGCTTTCAGCGTCAATTCTTCTGTTCGTGATTTCTTACTTCTCCGGCACTGGCCTTGAAAGGAGTGTTTCAATTGCTCTCTACGTTTTTGTTGTCGCCGGCTGGTACTACTCCATGATGGCGCATAGGTATATCATACCCGGGTGGATACTCAAAATCCGAGCAATCATCAATTTCGTTGCCGTCGGCTCGGGACTTTACCTGTTCGTAATCAAAAACGCGCTCATAAGTGTTTTAATGGGGGCGCTGTTTGCGTTTGCTTCGGAGAAGGACTACGAGATAACAAGGAAGCTCGTGGAAAAGGGACTGCTGGAGAGGAGATACGCCGAGAGCGGTGCCTTTGGTGCCTTCTACGCCCTCTTTTATCTGTTTGGAATGGTGGTAGCTTTGACTGTTGTCACTAGAAATTATAACGTTTCTTTCATCAGGGAATCCCTGTTAACGATGTTCAGGCTACTCTATTTATTCACGGCGATTTTCCTTCCCTTCGGGACGCTTCTCGGGTGGATGAGACTGAGAGTCCATGGGAAATGA